A genomic segment from Polyangium mundeleinium encodes:
- a CDS encoding class I adenylate-forming enzyme family protein, whose amino-acid sequence MDHDGLSLEAIREPGITTQPALIEDGRVTSFGELAAHVECVASSLVAQGLGPGCRAALRTTCDAGTVVTILALIELGVALVPIHPRLTDAEVRVITEDAHPDLQISPFILGDNLLKSGSFPRTRPDPSTPLAILYTSGTTGRPKGAVLSRGAFAASAEASAKNLGWTPDDRWLACMPLAHVGGLSIVTRCIAARRPIVLEPRFDPDAVLRVIRRERVTLLSVVPTMLRALFDADRDGILATLRLVLVGGAGAPPALLEEAAARRVLALTTYGLTEACSQVTCQPLRAAGTTEPGSGKALPGVDVRTIRDTGTPADPGEVGRIQVRGPTLMSGYLAGPGEPLRPSLTADGFFDTGDLGALDEHGRLFVHARRTDLVVTGGENVYPAEVEQALEALPGVTRAVVFGVPDERWGQIVAAGLALDPPDPARAAALVAEVGARLAPHKRPRLVAAVASLPLTASGKLDRARAVRELSPRLSPVPRRL is encoded by the coding sequence ATGGATCACGACGGACTGAGCCTTGAAGCGATCCGGGAGCCCGGAATCACGACGCAGCCGGCGCTGATCGAGGACGGCCGCGTGACCTCGTTCGGCGAGCTCGCGGCCCACGTCGAATGCGTCGCGTCATCGCTTGTGGCCCAAGGACTCGGCCCTGGATGTCGCGCCGCGTTGCGAACGACGTGTGATGCCGGCACGGTCGTCACGATCCTCGCCCTGATCGAGCTCGGCGTCGCCCTCGTCCCGATTCACCCGCGGCTGACCGATGCCGAGGTGCGGGTTATCACCGAAGATGCGCACCCGGATCTTCAGATTTCGCCTTTCATCCTAGGTGATAACCTTCTGAAATCTGGATCCTTTCCGCGCACAAGGCCCGATCCGTCCACGCCCCTCGCGATTCTCTACACCTCGGGCACGACGGGCCGTCCGAAGGGCGCCGTCCTCTCCCGCGGAGCCTTCGCTGCCAGCGCTGAGGCCAGCGCCAAGAACCTCGGCTGGACCCCCGACGACCGCTGGCTCGCCTGCATGCCCCTCGCCCACGTCGGTGGCCTCTCCATCGTGACGCGTTGCATCGCGGCCCGTAGGCCCATCGTCCTCGAACCCCGCTTCGACCCCGACGCCGTCCTCCGCGTCATCCGCCGTGAGCGCGTCACCCTGCTCTCGGTCGTCCCCACCATGCTCCGCGCCCTCTTCGACGCCGACCGGGACGGCATCCTCGCCACGCTCCGCCTCGTCCTCGTCGGCGGAGCCGGCGCGCCCCCCGCGCTCCTTGAAGAGGCCGCCGCCCGCCGTGTCCTCGCCCTCACGACCTACGGCCTCACCGAAGCCTGCTCGCAGGTGACCTGCCAGCCCCTCCGAGCCGCCGGGACCACCGAGCCAGGATCTGGAAAAGCACTCCCCGGTGTAGACGTCCGCACCATCCGTGACACCGGCACTCCCGCGGATCCCGGTGAAGTCGGCCGCATCCAGGTACGCGGACCCACGCTCATGAGCGGTTACCTCGCCGGACCCGGCGAGCCTCTGCGCCCATCGCTCACCGCGGACGGATTTTTCGACACCGGCGACCTCGGCGCCCTCGACGAACACGGCCGCCTCTTCGTCCACGCCCGCCGCACGGACCTCGTCGTCACCGGCGGCGAGAACGTCTACCCGGCCGAGGTCGAGCAGGCCCTCGAAGCGCTTCCCGGCGTCACGCGCGCCGTGGTCTTTGGCGTCCCCGACGAGCGCTGGGGCCAGATCGTCGCCGCCGGCCTCGCCCTCGACCCGCCCGACCCGGCCCGCGCCGCCGCCCTCGTCGCCGAAGTCGGGGCGCGCCTCGCCCCCCACAAGCGCCCGCGCCTCGTCGCCGCCGTCGCGTCCTTGCCACTCACGGCCTCGGGCAAGCTCGATCGCGCCCGCGCCGTCCGCGAGCTCAGCCCGCGCCTTTCGCCTGTGCCCCGACGGCTGTGA
- a CDS encoding acyl-CoA thioesterase, which translates to MSDRPRFSPDDLVHATTVLHAEPRPVRFQDVDAAGIIYFARVLEYFHDAFLSLLRRAGIDLPGVLQEGKWGMPLGHAEADYLGPMRFGDDVVVEIVRLTLSERSLHVGARVRSPEGRVLAVGQAVHVCIDRETFRSRGLPAETVAALTAVGAQAKGAG; encoded by the coding sequence ATGTCCGACAGACCCCGCTTCTCCCCCGACGATCTCGTCCACGCCACCACGGTCCTTCATGCCGAACCTCGGCCGGTGCGCTTCCAGGACGTCGACGCCGCCGGGATCATCTACTTCGCCCGCGTGCTCGAGTACTTCCACGACGCGTTCCTGAGCCTCCTCCGACGCGCCGGCATCGACCTCCCGGGCGTCTTGCAGGAGGGCAAGTGGGGGATGCCGCTCGGGCACGCGGAGGCGGATTATCTCGGGCCGATGCGGTTCGGCGACGATGTGGTCGTGGAGATCGTGCGGCTCACGCTGAGCGAGCGGTCGCTGCACGTGGGGGCGCGGGTGCGCTCGCCCGAGGGGCGCGTGCTCGCGGTCGGGCAGGCGGTGCACGTGTGCATCGATCGGGAGACGTTCCGGTCGAGGGGCCTCCCGGCGGAGACCGTGGCGGCGCTCACAGCCGTCGGGGCACAGGCGAAAGGCGCGGGCTGA
- a CDS encoding DUF933 domain-containing protein translates to MHVGICGYPGSGKTTVFRALAPGGKADREIAYGNIKVPDARVDFLSAIFSPKKTTFAEITFVDVGSGTRSGGAFPPAVLQGMRNADVIVHVVRGFENPSLTTPPDPPRDEKAFDEELLLLDLGTLEKRKERFKKESKKGPEVEVNTKMIEHLEKSEPLRTLELSEEELRALGPGIQLLSMQPLITLYNLSEDAWNDPARAHLRETTHGKQWVKMALCGSIEAEIAALPAEEQKDFLEGLGLGEPARNVFVREAYRLLDYISFLTAGPDECRAWPIRRGTNAKRAAGKVHSDLERGFIRAEIYRPEDLEIARTEAALKAQGKMRLEGKDYVVKDGDVVHFRAGT, encoded by the coding sequence ATGCACGTAGGAATCTGCGGTTACCCGGGTTCAGGCAAGACGACGGTCTTTCGGGCGCTCGCGCCCGGCGGCAAGGCAGATCGCGAGATCGCCTACGGCAACATCAAGGTGCCCGACGCGCGCGTCGACTTCCTCTCCGCGATCTTCAGCCCGAAAAAGACGACCTTCGCGGAGATCACGTTCGTCGACGTCGGCAGCGGCACGCGCTCGGGCGGCGCCTTCCCGCCTGCGGTGCTCCAGGGCATGCGCAACGCCGACGTGATCGTGCACGTCGTGCGAGGCTTCGAGAACCCCTCGCTCACCACGCCGCCCGACCCGCCGCGCGACGAGAAGGCGTTCGACGAGGAGCTGCTCCTGCTCGACCTCGGCACGCTGGAGAAGCGCAAGGAGCGCTTCAAAAAAGAGTCGAAGAAGGGCCCCGAGGTCGAGGTGAACACGAAGATGATCGAGCACCTCGAGAAGAGCGAGCCCTTGCGCACGCTGGAGCTCTCGGAGGAGGAGCTGCGCGCGCTCGGCCCTGGGATCCAGCTCCTCTCGATGCAGCCGCTCATCACGCTCTACAACCTCTCCGAGGACGCGTGGAACGACCCGGCCCGCGCGCACCTGCGCGAGACGACGCACGGCAAGCAGTGGGTGAAGATGGCGCTCTGCGGCTCGATCGAGGCGGAGATCGCGGCCTTGCCGGCCGAGGAGCAGAAAGATTTCCTCGAAGGACTCGGCCTCGGCGAGCCCGCGCGGAACGTGTTCGTGCGCGAGGCCTACCGCCTGCTCGACTACATCAGCTTCCTGACCGCGGGCCCCGACGAGTGCCGCGCCTGGCCGATCCGCCGCGGCACGAACGCAAAGCGCGCCGCGGGCAAGGTGCACTCCGACCTCGAACGAGGTTTTATTCGTGCGGAGATCTACCGGCCGGAGGACCTGGAGATCGCGCGCACCGAGGCCGCGCTGAAGGCCCAAGGCAAGATGCGGCTCGAAGGGAAGGACTACGTCGTCAAGGACGGCGACGTCGTGCACTTCCGAGCGGGTACATGA
- the smc gene encoding chromosome segregation protein SMC, with protein MRIRKLEIAGFKSFVDRTVVHFDVDVVGIVGPNGCGKSNIVDAIRWCMGEQSAKHLRGRSMADVIFNGSESRGPHGMAEVTLTFDNTDPELAQQLPLEYKDYAEIAVTRKLYRDGTSEYLINKTQVRLKDITDLFLGTGVGTKAYSIIEQGKIGLIVSARAEDRRMLIEEAAGITKYKARKKQAEQKMDQTRQNLLRIGDIVSEISRSLSSLKRQAAKAERYIAYRKELEDLMLHEASHKLLEIIVLRQRETGARAEFAEKVLASRTALAARDAELEVQRLAAHQSEEQAEKAQNAAFSADNDVRTFQAELARAKDRFKHLEERRAAATVEQQDLEKTIADLRVERAELEKQLENVAAEEQRENREALEEHERLEEVRAGEKEAEQEASRLRKQAAEAAAKVAAAEATLTGYERRFSDMMVRREKLDDEHGRLVYELEELEKKREIGAAQVAELAAQKKDSSEQRVALEAEAKTLREQAVASDRKVEQAKNEHNQKRSRLRALEEIHARLEGVGAGPKSLLKTKDPSIVGLVADRIEAPSELLPAFAALLGDKLQAIVVTNTERASALLGELAAKKQGRATLVPARPRYVAGGPVALPSGEDVVGPLFERLRFSAEDEPLVRALVGDAVVVRTAEAAIRLATSGATVTLVSLDGTVVRPDGTVSGGAGDAVAAGMLEQKREIRELHDVVAKLGDQVTALLEAQTAERQRIAELTAAVDKARSEAHTSEIALVTAEKDFRRAEEQLAASQKRRSAVQRDLEEIMDALENAGGEQEEAREKLEEGRRLREEVSGRLATSEELAAEWRERVIAQQSVVTERKVRLARVRERATAARATVERLARSCDELSVRIARLDGERTDCAEGAGVAAATMMLSREKLDDAVQRAQTAHAQLEDARRRLDAARQTLAAKEADLKGLRQDLTEATEKLRHHEMALARLDIEENHLIEGVREKFRGLYLPTVVGDYHKRAPVDQQHRSRIQELGELLDRMGPVNLDAMREYAEAEERHKYYAQQKDDLESALSDLEKAIAQMNRECKKLFKTTFDAINARFKALFPKMFRGGAAELRLTNPEDMLETGIEILAQPPGKKLGNIELMSGGEKALTAVSLIFAIFQFKPSPFCVLDEVDAPLDEANVARYNEAIRSMTAHSQFILITHIKRTMQSVDVLYGVTMQEPGVSRIVSVKVNENAKSKDKPAETVAVA; from the coding sequence ATGCGGATTCGTAAGCTCGAGATTGCCGGCTTCAAGTCGTTCGTCGACCGGACGGTGGTTCATTTCGACGTCGACGTCGTGGGCATCGTCGGGCCGAACGGATGCGGCAAGTCGAACATCGTCGACGCGATCCGCTGGTGCATGGGCGAGCAGAGCGCCAAGCACCTGCGCGGCCGGAGCATGGCCGACGTCATCTTCAACGGGTCGGAGTCGCGCGGGCCGCACGGCATGGCCGAGGTCACGCTCACGTTCGACAACACCGATCCCGAGCTCGCCCAGCAGCTCCCGCTCGAATACAAGGACTACGCCGAGATCGCCGTCACCCGCAAGCTCTACCGCGACGGGACGAGCGAGTACCTGATCAACAAGACCCAGGTCCGCCTGAAGGACATCACGGACCTCTTCCTCGGCACGGGCGTCGGCACGAAGGCGTACTCGATCATCGAGCAGGGCAAGATCGGCCTCATCGTGTCGGCCCGCGCCGAGGATCGGCGCATGCTGATCGAGGAGGCCGCGGGCATCACGAAGTACAAGGCCCGGAAGAAGCAGGCCGAGCAGAAGATGGACCAGACGCGGCAGAACCTGCTGCGCATCGGGGACATCGTCTCGGAGATCTCGCGCAGCCTCTCGTCGCTCAAGCGCCAGGCCGCGAAGGCCGAGCGGTACATCGCCTACCGCAAGGAGCTCGAGGACCTCATGCTGCACGAGGCCTCGCACAAGCTCCTGGAGATCATCGTGCTGCGGCAGCGCGAGACGGGGGCGCGGGCCGAGTTCGCCGAAAAGGTCCTCGCCTCCCGCACGGCGCTCGCCGCGCGCGACGCCGAGCTCGAAGTGCAGAGGCTCGCCGCGCACCAGAGCGAGGAGCAGGCCGAGAAGGCGCAAAACGCGGCGTTCTCCGCCGACAACGACGTGCGCACGTTCCAGGCCGAGCTCGCCCGCGCCAAGGATCGCTTCAAGCACCTCGAAGAGCGCAGGGCCGCTGCCACGGTCGAGCAGCAGGACCTGGAGAAGACGATCGCGGATCTGCGGGTCGAGCGGGCAGAGCTCGAAAAGCAGCTCGAAAACGTGGCGGCCGAGGAGCAACGCGAGAACCGCGAGGCGCTCGAAGAACACGAGCGGCTCGAAGAGGTGCGCGCGGGCGAGAAGGAGGCCGAGCAGGAGGCCTCGCGGCTGCGCAAGCAGGCAGCGGAGGCGGCGGCGAAGGTCGCGGCGGCCGAGGCGACGCTGACGGGCTACGAGCGGCGCTTCTCGGACATGATGGTGCGCCGCGAGAAGCTCGACGACGAGCACGGGCGGCTCGTCTACGAGTTGGAAGAGCTCGAAAAGAAGCGGGAGATCGGGGCGGCGCAAGTCGCGGAGCTCGCCGCACAGAAGAAGGATTCGAGCGAGCAGCGGGTCGCGCTCGAAGCGGAGGCGAAGACGCTCCGCGAGCAGGCCGTCGCGAGTGATCGCAAGGTCGAGCAGGCGAAGAACGAGCACAACCAGAAGCGCAGCCGCCTCCGGGCGCTCGAAGAGATCCACGCGCGGCTCGAAGGCGTGGGCGCCGGGCCGAAGAGCCTTTTGAAGACGAAGGATCCGTCGATCGTGGGCCTCGTGGCCGACCGGATCGAGGCGCCTTCGGAGCTGCTGCCGGCCTTCGCGGCGCTGCTCGGCGACAAGCTGCAGGCGATCGTCGTGACGAACACGGAGCGCGCCTCGGCGCTGCTCGGCGAGCTCGCGGCGAAGAAGCAAGGGCGTGCGACGCTCGTGCCAGCGCGGCCGCGGTACGTGGCGGGCGGGCCCGTGGCGTTGCCGTCGGGCGAGGACGTGGTGGGGCCGCTGTTCGAGCGGCTCCGGTTCTCCGCGGAGGACGAGCCGCTCGTGCGGGCGCTCGTGGGCGACGCGGTCGTCGTGCGCACGGCGGAGGCGGCGATCCGGCTCGCGACGTCGGGAGCGACGGTGACGCTCGTCTCGCTCGACGGGACGGTGGTCCGTCCGGATGGAACGGTGAGCGGCGGCGCGGGCGACGCGGTCGCGGCGGGGATGCTGGAGCAGAAGCGGGAGATCCGCGAGCTGCACGACGTCGTGGCGAAGCTCGGCGATCAGGTGACGGCGCTGCTCGAAGCGCAGACGGCCGAGCGGCAGCGCATCGCCGAGCTCACGGCGGCCGTGGACAAGGCGCGGAGCGAGGCGCACACCAGCGAGATCGCGCTCGTGACGGCCGAGAAGGATTTCCGTCGCGCGGAGGAGCAGCTCGCCGCGTCGCAGAAACGGCGCAGCGCGGTGCAGCGGGATCTCGAAGAGATCATGGACGCGCTGGAGAACGCGGGCGGCGAGCAGGAAGAGGCGCGCGAAAAACTCGAAGAGGGACGGCGGCTGCGCGAGGAGGTCTCCGGGCGGCTCGCGACGAGCGAGGAGCTCGCGGCCGAGTGGCGCGAGCGGGTGATCGCGCAGCAGTCGGTGGTGACGGAGCGCAAGGTGCGCCTGGCGCGCGTGCGCGAGCGGGCGACGGCGGCGCGGGCGACGGTGGAGCGGCTGGCGCGGTCGTGTGACGAGCTCAGCGTGCGGATCGCGCGGCTCGACGGGGAGCGGACGGACTGCGCGGAAGGCGCAGGCGTGGCGGCGGCGACGATGATGCTGTCGCGGGAGAAGCTCGACGACGCCGTGCAGCGTGCGCAGACGGCGCACGCGCAGCTCGAGGACGCGCGGCGCAGGCTCGACGCGGCGCGGCAAACGCTCGCGGCGAAGGAGGCCGATCTGAAGGGCCTCCGGCAGGATCTCACGGAGGCGACGGAAAAACTCCGGCACCACGAGATGGCGCTCGCGCGGCTCGACATCGAGGAGAACCACCTCATCGAGGGCGTGCGCGAAAAATTCCGCGGGCTGTATCTGCCGACGGTCGTGGGCGACTACCACAAGCGGGCACCGGTGGATCAGCAGCACCGGTCGCGCATCCAGGAGCTCGGCGAGCTGCTCGATCGCATGGGGCCGGTGAACCTCGACGCGATGCGCGAGTACGCCGAGGCCGAGGAGCGGCACAAGTACTACGCGCAGCAGAAGGACGATCTCGAGAGCGCGCTCTCCGATCTGGAGAAGGCGATCGCGCAGATGAACCGCGAGTGCAAGAAGCTCTTCAAGACGACGTTCGACGCGATCAACGCGCGCTTCAAGGCGCTCTTCCCCAAGATGTTCCGCGGCGGCGCGGCGGAGCTTCGGCTCACGAACCCCGAGGACATGCTGGAGACGGGCATCGAGATCCTCGCGCAGCCGCCGGGCAAGAAGCTCGGCAACATCGAGCTCATGAGCGGCGGCGAGAAGGCGCTGACGGCGGTGAGCCTCATCTTCGCCATCTTCCAGTTCAAGCCCTCGCCGTTCTGCGTGCTCGACGAGGTCGACGCGCCGCTCGACGAGGCGAACGTCGCTCGTTACAACGAGGCGATCCGCTCGATGACGGCGCACTCGCAGTTCATCTTGATCACGCACATCAAGCGCACGATGCAGTCCGTCGACGTACTCTACGGCGTGACGATGCAGGAGCCGGGCGTGTCGCGCATCGTGAGCGTCAAGGTCAACGAGAACGCGAAGTCGAAGGACAAACCCGCCGAGACCGTGGCGGTCGCGTGA